A window of the Hordeum vulgare subsp. vulgare chromosome 5H, MorexV3_pseudomolecules_assembly, whole genome shotgun sequence genome harbors these coding sequences:
- the LOC123452559 gene encoding kinesin-like protein KIN-12C, protein MEMLRRNLKRQTSRSRSLSPLSVASPAHDQENLHPNLAAAPAPPSPSTKPSTPGLSKPVPTAAAVPAPHPPAAPAQQKPADDEPAVKVVVRVRPAVSLPVDGKDLFFVRRTSPDSIAVGDRAFAVDGFLDDRASQEDVFQQVGVPMIHSALAGFNTSLVCYGQSGTGKTYTMWGPLAAMFDNRSDRADRGVVPRFFRSLFSQIQGNQESSPEKHTSYQCRCSFLEVFNEQINDLLDPSQRNLQIRETTGNGIHVENLTEEYVSTVEDVNQILMKGLSKRKIGADSMNLKNSRSHVIFTCVIEAWSKDLSSNGFSSSKTSKITFVDLAGVDIDESDGAGKNITREERHVKKSLSSLGKLVNILSEEPKPQEDELSYSQSRLTHVLKDTLGGNSRATFLCSISSEHRYRSETLSTLRFGERAKLMPNKAVVNEISEDDVNGLSDQIRQLKDELVRTKSGEHATSETGYFNAQIARASLHTLRVSLNRSIILPPIEVEAEDEMDVDEDDVHELRDQISKIHSSSEDTLDDFMDAESGEDSPRLEENPRPWEHDDQVVIDDSEGPLQEEPQKMHSNTSADHDQVSDRKSVLSINASEQLSPIQDAMFCSSPKIHKARKSIASPGFSPSKLSESSPGEADLETYRKSAVRSSLQSSKLSPTDSLAASLQRGLHIIEYHQQNPPAPRKSFVGLSFDHFALNPRQSAKASSALQALPEGDASSVSTICSSCKKAMDTNDDLSEDINSEKQIVTATAVTSNDLANASLKDGNISSTTDSKRVAELEAVCEEQAAKIKELSNLIEQQKKGSEDGEQTAEDKIAEQCEDSRTPLDVYEREALEGEIQKLKDQVQLLTDGSTASDSLLDQIRNGSTDQEYELEKERQKWMESESKWISLTEELRMDLESSRKHAEKTEAELHEEKKCTEELDDALQRAIYGHARIIEHYVELQELYDDLLERHRGVMGGIAEVKRAAARAGKKGCGTAFAAALAAELSTVRIDREKERAQLKEQNRRLRVQLRDTAEAVHAAGELLVRLREAEEASTQEKERSAAMLQENQKLKKQLEKTRKKHEVEIETMKHYLAESRLPESALEGFYRHESGEDAHAHAPSTAGHDDDQSWRAAFKSEFE, encoded by the exons ATGGAGATGCTGCGGCGGAACCTCAAGCGCCAGACCTCCCGCTCGCGCTCCCTCTCCCCGCTCTCCGTCGCCTCCCCCGCCCACGACCAGGAGAACCTCCACCCCAacctcgccgccgcccccgccccgcccTCCCCGTCCACCAAGCCCTCCACGCCCGGCCTCTCCAAGCCCGTCCCCACCGCAGCCGCCGTTCCCGCTCCCCATCCACCGGCCGCGCCCGCTCAGCAGAAGCCAGCCGACGATGAGCCCGCCGTCAAG GTCGTGGTGCGGGTGCGGCCGGCGGTGAGCCTGCCGGTGGACGGCAAGGACCTCTTCTTCGTGCGCAGGACCTCCCCCGACTCCATCGCCGTCGGCGACCGGGCCTTCGCCGTCGACGGCTTCCTCGACGACAGGGCCTCCCAG GAGGATGTGTTCCAACAGGTGGGCGTGCCCATGATCCACAGCGCCCTCGCCGGATTCAACACCTCCCTCGTCTGCTACGGCCAG AGTGGCACAGGCAAGACATACACCATGTGGGGGCCCCTCGCCGCCATGTTCGACAACCGATCCGACCGGGCCGACCGGGGAGTCGTGCCTCGTTTCTTCCGTAGCCTCTTCTCCCAAATCCAAGGC AACCAAGAGAGCTCCCCGGAGAAGCACACAAGTTACCAGTGCCGGTGCTCCTTTCTCGAG GTATTTAATGAGCAGATCAATGACCTGCTCGATCCATCTCAACGTAATCTTCAG ATAAGAGAGACCACTGGCAATGGTATCCATGTTGAGAACTTGACCGAGGAGTATGTATCGACAGTCGAGGATGTAAATCAGATCTTGATGAAG GGCCTATCAAAAAGAAAAATTGGCGCAGATAGTATGAACTTAAAAAATTCACGTTCTCACGTGATATTCACTTGTGTAATTGAAGCTTGGAGCAAG GATTTGTCATCAAATGGCTTTAGTAGTTCAAAAACTAGCAAAATTACCTTTGTTGATCTAGCTGGTGTTGATATTGATGAAAGTGATGGTGCTGGAAAGAACATTACACGAGAAGAAAGACACGTTAAAAAGTCTCTCTCAAGCCTCGG GAAACTAGTCAATATTCTTTCAGAAGAACCAAAGCCCCAGGAAGATGAATTGTCATACAGCCAGTCCCGTTTGACACATGTGCTGAAGGATACACTAGGTGGCAATTCAAGGGCTACATTTTTGTGCTCCATTTCTTCAGAGCACAG ATATAGGTCTGAGACTTTAAGCACACTAAGGTTTGGTGAGCGAGCAAAGCTCATGCCAAACAAGGCTGTGGTAAATGAGATATCAGAAGATGATGTTAATGGTCTGAGTGATCAGATCCGTCAGCTCAAG GATGAGCTTGTAAGAACCAAGTCTGGAGAGCACGCAACATCTGAGACTGGATACTTCAATGCACAAATTGCTCGAGCAAGCTTGCACACTTTGCGAGTGAGCCTCAACCGCTCTATAATTTTGCCTCCTATAGAAGTTGAAGCGGAGGATGAAatggatgttgatgaagacgatgtaCATGAACTACGTGATCAAATTAGCAAGATTCATTCTTCATCTGAAGACACTCTGGATGACTTCATGGATGCAGAGAGTGGAGAGGACAGTCCTCGCTTGGAGGAAAATCCAAGACCATGGGAACATGATGATCAGGTTGTCATAGATGACAGTGAAGGTCCACTTCAGGAAGAGCCCCAGAAAATGCACAGCAATACAAGTGCTGATCATGACCAGGTTTCTGACAGGAAATCTGTTCTATCAATTAATGCTTCCGAACAGCTGAGCCCAATCCAAGATGCAATGTTCTGCTCTTCTCCAAAGATTCACAAGGCAAGAAAGAGCATTGCCTCACCAGGGTTCTCTCCAAGCAAGCTAAGTGAATCCAGCCCAGGAGAAGCCGATTTGGAAACGTATAGGAAGAGTGCAGTGCGTTCCTCCTTACAATCGAGCAAGCTTAGTCCCACTGACTCGTTGGCTGCAAGTCTCCAACGGGGCCTGCACATTATAGAGTACCATCAGCAGAATCCTCCAGCCCCACGAAAATCGTTCGTTGGCCTTTCGTTTGATCATTTCGCACTGAACCCCCGCCAGTCAGCAAAAGCAAGTTCAGCCCTTCAGGCATTACCGGAGGGGGACGCCAGTTCGGTTTCTACCATTTGTTCATCCTGCAAGAAAGCAATGGATACAAATGATGACCTTTCAGAGGACATAAACTCAGAGAAGCAGATTGTAACGGCAACTGCTGTCACATCCAATGACTTGGCTAATGCTTCCCTCAAG GACGGTAACATCTCTTCGACTACTGACTCGAAGAGAGTGGCTGAGCTCGAAGCTGTATGTGAAGAACAGGCAGCTAAGATCAAGGAACTGAGCAACTTG ATTGAGCAACAAAAGAAGGGATCAGAAGACGGTGAACAAACCGCTGAAGATAAGATTGCTGAACAATGTGAGGATAGCAGGACGCCACTCGATGTGTATGAGAGGGAAGCACTTGAAGGCGAAATCCAGAAGCTGAAGGATCAAGTGCAACTTCTCACAGACGGATCAACAGCAAGCGACAGCCTTCTGGACCAGATAAGGAACGGCAGCACGGACCAGGAATACGAGCTGGAGAAAGAGAGGCAGAAATGGATGGAGTCCGAGAGCAAGTGGATATCTCTCACCGAGGAGCTGAGGATGGACCTGGAGTCGAGCCGGAAGCACGCGGAGAAGACGGAGGCGGAGCTCCACGAGGAGAAGAAATGCACGGAGGAGCTGGACGACGCCCTCCAGCGGGCCATCTACGGCCACGCCAGGATCATCGAGCACTACGTGGAGCTCCAGGAGCTGTACGACGACCTCCTCGAGCGGCACCGCGGCGTCATGGGTGGCATCGCGGAGGTGAAGCGGGCGGCTGCCAGGGCTGGCAAGAAAGGCTGCGGGACGGCCTTCGCCGCCGCCCTTGCCGCCGAGCTCTCCACGGTGAGGATCGACCGGGAGAAGGAGCGGGCGCAGCTCAAGGAGCAGAACCGGAGGCTCCGCGTCCAGCTCCGGGACACGGCCGAGGCGGTGCATGCCGCCGGCGAGCTGCTCGTGAGGCTCAGAGAAGCCGAGGAGGCGTCCACTCAAGAGAAG GAGAGGAGTGCCGCCATGCTGCAGGAGAACCagaagctgaagaagcagctggagaaGACGAGGAAGAAGCACGAGGTGGAGATCGAGACGATGAAGCACTACCTGGCCGAGAGCCGGCTGCCGGAGTCGGCCCTGGAGGGATTCTACCGCCACGAGAGCGGCGAGGATGCTCATGCCCATGCTCCGTCCACCGCCGGCCACGACGACGATCAGTCCTGGCGAGCTGCGTTTAAGTCCGAATTCGAATGA